From the genome of Paraburkholderia aromaticivorans, one region includes:
- a CDS encoding TetR family transcriptional regulator, whose protein sequence is MTSIPEAAAAAEHGVAAGQELPAGKRKLIEAALRLTAGGRAFASLGLRELAREAGLNPNTFYRHFDTLDDLAREAVESVSRRLRPMLRRERWLAAHDEPYSVPRRACVAFFAFALENREAFLSALAEYHGTSRALREAVRANLHEVSAEMADDVVQLELMPTLSRETVDEVCTQTVLQLFHLSAEYIDANEARRDALVAYAERFIVRLFAGSVLVAQHEPGRAPSSMWA, encoded by the coding sequence ATGACATCCATACCCGAAGCGGCAGCCGCCGCCGAGCATGGCGTAGCCGCGGGGCAGGAATTGCCGGCCGGCAAGCGCAAACTGATCGAAGCCGCGTTGCGTCTGACCGCGGGCGGCCGCGCTTTTGCGAGTCTGGGTTTGCGCGAACTGGCGCGTGAGGCGGGGCTCAATCCCAACACGTTCTATCGCCATTTCGACACGCTCGACGATCTGGCGCGCGAAGCCGTCGAATCGGTGAGCCGCCGTTTGCGGCCCATGTTGCGGCGCGAGCGCTGGCTCGCCGCGCATGACGAGCCGTATAGCGTGCCGCGTCGTGCGTGCGTCGCGTTCTTTGCGTTCGCGCTGGAAAACCGCGAGGCGTTTCTCAGCGCGCTGGCCGAATATCATGGCACCTCGCGCGCGTTGCGCGAGGCCGTGCGCGCGAACCTGCACGAGGTCTCGGCGGAAATGGCCGACGACGTCGTTCAACTGGAATTGATGCCGACGCTTTCACGCGAAACCGTCGACGAAGTCTGCACGCAGACCGTTCTGCAACTGTTCCATCTATCGGCTGAGTATATCGACGCAAACGAAGCGCGCCGCGATGCGCTGGTCGCCTATGCGGAGCGTTTTATCGTGAGGCTGTTCGCGGGTTCGGTGTTGGTCGCGCAGCATGAGCCGGGCAGGGCGCCGTCGTCGATGTGGGCCTGA
- a CDS encoding PspA/IM30 family protein, with protein sequence MSLFDSISRTLKGLLNDAADSVQDPSRDSRQIVRELDESIAKAENSLIEIQAQVATQQSKRDVAADKAKKYEDGAKRALQSGDEALAREALGAQATAEAERDALAKELTTLEPSVAQLKSQIEDMRTRRNDLNARSNILQAKQQIAQAKDVAATALGGIGGKNLSEDFQKLEDKVALSNARSDARLNSADVKSGKALDDKLADLNRGPSVEDRLEALKKQINTPAQ encoded by the coding sequence ATGTCGCTTTTTGACAGCATTTCGCGCACGCTCAAAGGTCTCCTGAACGACGCAGCCGATTCCGTGCAGGATCCGTCGCGCGACTCGCGCCAGATCGTGCGCGAACTCGACGAAAGCATCGCCAAAGCCGAGAACTCGCTGATCGAGATCCAGGCGCAAGTGGCCACGCAGCAAAGCAAGCGCGATGTTGCCGCCGACAAGGCGAAGAAGTATGAAGACGGCGCCAAACGCGCGCTGCAATCCGGCGACGAAGCGCTCGCGCGCGAGGCCCTCGGCGCGCAGGCCACGGCCGAAGCCGAACGCGATGCGCTGGCGAAGGAATTGACCACGCTGGAGCCGTCGGTGGCGCAGTTGAAGAGTCAGATCGAAGACATGCGCACCCGTCGCAACGACCTGAATGCGCGCTCGAACATTCTGCAAGCCAAGCAGCAGATCGCTCAGGCGAAAGACGTGGCGGCCACGGCGTTGGGCGGCATCGGCGGCAAGAATCTGTCCGAAGATTTCCAGAAGCTGGAAGACAAGGTTGCGCTGTCGAATGCCCGTTCGGACGCCCGCCTGAATTCGGCCGACGTGAAGAGCGGCAAGGCGCTCGACGACAAGCTCGCGGATCTGAACCGCGGCCCGTCCGTCGAAGATCGTCTCGAAGCATTGAAGAAGCAGATCAATACGCCGGCCCAGTAA
- a CDS encoding tetratricopeptide repeat protein, with the protein MKKFLATAFASLLFVSAAAFAVPTVQQIESAMSQGNWQQADAGLSEVLQAHPNNARAHYLYAQVLDREGRSADALAQVQQAKTLDPQIRFTDPTRFAQTEARIRKDAERAGAATANTTSHAANPFVQQTTPAVQQQSAMMSQAPQRHGPGMGMWIGILVLIGVIALVLRWTLRRARTQGDTRADDDRRVQLKRATDMLNTVRSLKLDVKLSTVPGHEALEKEVEATEDQLRGLVETLSNSKSPVPPYQLDELEQRLGSLRARADGKPDPYAAPAAGTQPSPYAQEAERFGNPPQAPYPQQGPYQQQPQVIVQQGGGGFGGGMGGLLTGVLLGEALNSGRERVVERDVIVDDETRRRGNDGGNGGGLDFGQGSNDWSDNSGGVDMGSNDDSGGWNDT; encoded by the coding sequence ATGAAAAAATTTCTTGCAACCGCATTTGCCTCACTGCTGTTCGTGTCGGCTGCGGCGTTCGCCGTGCCCACCGTCCAGCAGATCGAATCGGCCATGTCGCAAGGCAACTGGCAACAGGCCGATGCGGGCCTGAGCGAAGTGCTGCAGGCGCATCCGAACAATGCGCGCGCGCATTATCTGTACGCGCAGGTGCTCGACCGCGAAGGCCGTTCCGCCGACGCGCTCGCCCAGGTGCAGCAGGCCAAGACACTCGACCCGCAAATCCGCTTCACCGACCCGACCCGTTTCGCGCAAACCGAAGCGCGTATTCGCAAGGACGCGGAACGGGCAGGCGCCGCGACCGCGAACACCACCAGCCACGCGGCCAACCCGTTCGTGCAGCAGACGACGCCGGCCGTGCAGCAGCAGTCGGCCATGATGTCGCAGGCGCCGCAACGGCATGGTCCGGGCATGGGCATGTGGATCGGCATCCTTGTCCTGATCGGCGTGATCGCGCTGGTGCTGCGCTGGACCTTGCGCCGCGCCCGCACGCAAGGCGATACGCGCGCCGACGACGATCGTCGCGTGCAACTCAAGCGCGCCACCGACATGCTCAACACCGTGCGTTCGCTCAAGCTCGACGTGAAGCTTTCCACGGTGCCAGGGCACGAGGCGCTGGAAAAGGAAGTCGAAGCGACCGAAGACCAGTTGCGCGGCCTCGTCGAAACCTTGTCGAACAGCAAGAGTCCGGTGCCGCCGTATCAGCTCGACGAACTCGAACAGCGCCTCGGCAGCCTGCGCGCGCGGGCGGACGGCAAGCCCGATCCGTATGCCGCGCCGGCCGCCGGCACGCAACCCTCCCCCTATGCGCAGGAAGCCGAACGTTTCGGCAATCCGCCGCAAGCGCCCTATCCGCAGCAAGGGCCGTATCAGCAACAGCCGCAGGTTATCGTGCAGCAAGGCGGTGGCGGTTTCGGCGGCGGCATGGGCGGTTTGCTGACCGGCGTGCTGCTCGGCGAAGCGCTGAATTCCGGGCGTGAGCGCGTGGTCGAACGTGACGTGATCGTCGACGACGAAACGCGCCGCCGTGGCAACGACGGCGGCAATGGCGGCGGCCTCGACTTCGGCCAGGGTTCGAACGACTGGAGTGACAACAGCGGCGGCGTCGATATGGGCAGCAACGACGACTCCGGCGGCTGGAACGATACCTGA
- a CDS encoding flavin-containing monooxygenase: MTPASTAPSAAPRIAIVGSGFAGIGMAIRLQRMGITSFTIYEAAGDIGGTWRDNTYPGAACDVPSHLYSFSFEPNPAWSRAFGGQAEIFAYLKHCARKYGVDRYVRYHARVAAARFDEARQVWCVELDVNGVREHVEADVVIAASGPLSRPAMPRIAGLERFQGKLFHSARWDHAYPLDGKRVAVIGTGASAIQFVPQIQARVAHLDLFQRTAPWIMPKPDKPVNARTQWLFRHLPFTQRFVRSAIYWQLESRAIAFVLNPELMKLPMKFGLSYLERRVKDPALRAKLTPNYRLGCKRVLLSSDYYPALNQPNVDVVTSGIREIVADGVVTEDGVHRRADAIICGTGFQVNDVGAPFDVTGLDGADLGALWLRDGPEAYLGVSIANFPNFFMIVGPNTGLGHNSMIYMIESQVQYIADCLRVLRRRRARTMNLRPDVQRDFNARLQKDMQRSVWVSGCHSWYQTRSGKVTALWPGFTFSFRKRTRRVRAHDYRFVP, encoded by the coding sequence GTGACGCCTGCCTCAACTGCCCCATCCGCCGCGCCACGCATTGCGATTGTCGGGAGCGGCTTTGCCGGCATCGGCATGGCGATTCGGCTGCAGCGAATGGGCATCACGTCGTTCACGATCTACGAGGCGGCCGGCGACATTGGCGGCACGTGGCGCGACAACACCTATCCCGGCGCGGCCTGCGACGTACCTTCGCATCTCTATTCGTTTTCGTTCGAACCGAATCCGGCGTGGTCGCGTGCGTTCGGTGGCCAGGCGGAGATTTTCGCTTACCTGAAGCATTGCGCCCGCAAATATGGCGTGGACCGCTACGTGCGCTACCACGCGCGCGTGGCCGCCGCGCGTTTCGACGAAGCGCGCCAGGTCTGGTGCGTCGAGCTCGATGTGAACGGCGTGCGCGAACACGTCGAGGCCGACGTGGTGATCGCCGCGAGCGGCCCCTTGTCGCGCCCTGCGATGCCGCGAATCGCCGGGCTCGAACGTTTCCAAGGCAAGCTGTTTCATTCGGCCCGCTGGGACCACGCGTATCCACTCGACGGCAAACGCGTCGCGGTGATCGGCACCGGCGCGAGCGCGATCCAGTTCGTGCCGCAAATCCAGGCGCGCGTCGCGCATCTCGATCTGTTCCAGCGCACCGCGCCGTGGATCATGCCCAAACCCGACAAGCCAGTGAACGCGCGCACCCAATGGCTGTTCCGGCATTTGCCGTTCACCCAGCGCTTCGTGCGCAGCGCGATCTACTGGCAACTCGAATCGCGCGCCATTGCGTTCGTGCTCAATCCGGAACTGATGAAGCTGCCGATGAAATTCGGCCTGAGCTACCTCGAACGACGCGTCAAAGACCCTGCCCTGCGCGCCAAGCTCACGCCGAACTACCGGCTCGGCTGCAAGCGCGTGCTGCTTTCGAGCGACTACTATCCTGCGTTGAATCAGCCGAACGTCGACGTGGTGACGAGCGGCATTCGCGAGATCGTCGCCGACGGCGTCGTGACCGAAGACGGTGTGCATCGTCGCGCCGACGCGATCATTTGCGGCACGGGCTTCCAGGTCAACGACGTCGGCGCGCCGTTCGACGTCACCGGCCTCGACGGCGCGGACCTCGGCGCCCTGTGGCTGCGCGACGGCCCGGAGGCCTATCTCGGCGTCAGCATTGCGAACTTCCCGAACTTCTTCATGATCGTCGGTCCGAATACCGGACTCGGCCACAACTCGATGATCTACATGATCGAGTCGCAAGTGCAATACATCGCCGATTGCCTGCGCGTACTGCGCCGCCGTCGAGCACGTACGATGAATCTGCGGCCCGACGTGCAGCGTGATTTCAACGCGCGTTTGCAAAAGGACATGCAGCGCTCAGTATGGGTGAGCGGATGTCACAGCTGGTACCAGACCCGAAGCGGCAAAGTCACCGCATTGTGGCCCGGGTTCACCTTCAGCTTTCGCAAACGCACGCGGCGCGTGCGTGCGCACGACTATCGCTTCGTGCCCTGA
- a CDS encoding penicillin-binding protein 1A, producing the protein MPIIKRPHSSNSPSGEDRDSYQRTPGRNAASRDAEAGRRSIGATIAIWFAGLIATIAVVGALIIGYALVVMGPQLPSLDALTDYRPKVPLRVYTADHVLIGEFGEERRSLVRFQDIPDQMKKAVLAIEDYRFYEHGGVDFIGILRAGVSDLSHGGASQGASTITMQVARNFFLSSEKTYTRKIYEMLLAYKIERALTKDQILELYMNQIYLGERAYGFAAAARVYFGKDLKDITLAESAMLAGLPKAPSAYNPVVNPKRAKIRQEYILRRMLELRYISQEQYDQAVKEEIHTKNPGNEYSVHAEYIAEMVRQMMYAQYKDETYTRGLNVITTIDSADQDAAYRAVRKGVMDYERRHGYRGPEGFVQLPAPGDDRDQTIDDALTDHPDNGEIIAAVVTDATPKLVKAQLVDGTQLAISGDGLRFAAGALSARAAAATKIKVGSIVRVLADDKGNWQITQLPQVEGALVSLTPQDGAIRALVGGFDFNKNKFNHVTQAWRQPGSSFKPFIYSAALDKGLGPATIINDAPLYFPSSTPGGDAWEPKDDDQPDGPMPMRLALQKSKNLVSIRILSFIGTKYAQDFVTQRFGFDADKTPPYLPMALGAGLVTPLQSAGAYSVFANGGYRINPYLINEVTDARGEALSKAQPLTAGRDAPRTLEPRNAYIMNSLLHSVATAGTGAGTNALHRSDLQGKTGTTNDAKDGWFAGYQQSLVAVAWMGYDQPKTLGSREFGAQLALPIWVEYMQRALRGVPQSEPAQPDGVTAVDGELFYTDMTPGNGFVASIGLDSANPTAGVSDAVGGVGPAGMTPPTVPPPSVSSNEKKQIMDLFESNKP; encoded by the coding sequence ATGCCAATCATCAAACGACCGCATTCATCCAATTCTCCGTCTGGTGAAGACCGGGATTCCTACCAGCGCACGCCAGGACGCAATGCAGCTTCGCGCGACGCCGAGGCCGGCCGCCGTTCCATCGGTGCGACCATCGCCATCTGGTTCGCCGGCCTGATCGCAACCATCGCGGTGGTGGGCGCGCTGATCATCGGCTATGCGCTGGTGGTGATGGGGCCGCAACTGCCGTCGCTCGACGCGCTCACCGACTATCGCCCGAAGGTGCCGCTGCGCGTCTACACGGCGGACCACGTGCTGATCGGCGAGTTCGGCGAAGAGCGGCGCAGTCTCGTGCGCTTCCAGGACATTCCGGATCAGATGAAGAAAGCGGTGCTCGCGATCGAAGACTATCGCTTCTACGAGCACGGCGGCGTCGACTTCATCGGCATTCTGCGCGCGGGCGTGTCCGACCTTTCGCACGGCGGCGCCTCGCAGGGCGCGAGCACGATCACCATGCAGGTGGCGCGCAACTTCTTCCTCTCCAGCGAGAAGACCTACACGCGCAAGATCTACGAAATGCTGCTCGCGTACAAGATCGAGCGCGCGCTCACCAAGGATCAGATTCTCGAGCTGTACATGAACCAGATTTATCTGGGCGAACGCGCCTATGGTTTTGCCGCGGCCGCGCGCGTGTACTTCGGCAAGGATCTGAAAGACATCACGCTGGCGGAATCGGCGATGCTGGCCGGCTTGCCGAAGGCGCCGTCCGCGTATAACCCGGTGGTCAATCCGAAGCGCGCGAAGATCCGTCAGGAGTACATTCTGCGGCGCATGCTCGAGCTCAGGTACATCAGTCAGGAACAATACGACCAGGCGGTGAAGGAAGAGATCCACACCAAGAATCCGGGCAACGAATATAGCGTGCATGCCGAGTACATCGCCGAAATGGTCCGGCAGATGATGTACGCGCAGTACAAGGACGAAACCTATACGCGCGGCCTGAACGTCATCACCACGATCGACTCCGCCGACCAGGACGCCGCCTATCGCGCGGTACGCAAGGGTGTGATGGATTACGAGCGGCGCCACGGTTATCGCGGGCCGGAAGGTTTCGTGCAGCTGCCCGCGCCGGGCGACGACCGCGATCAGACTATCGACGACGCGCTCACGGATCACCCCGACAACGGCGAGATCATCGCCGCCGTGGTGACGGACGCAACGCCGAAGCTGGTGAAGGCGCAACTGGTGGACGGCACGCAGCTCGCGATCAGCGGCGACGGTCTGCGCTTCGCGGCGGGCGCGCTGAGCGCGCGCGCGGCGGCGGCCACGAAGATCAAGGTCGGCTCGATCGTGCGTGTTCTCGCCGACGACAAAGGCAACTGGCAGATCACGCAACTGCCGCAGGTGGAAGGCGCGCTGGTGTCGCTCACGCCGCAGGACGGCGCGATCCGCGCGCTGGTGGGCGGCTTCGACTTCAACAAGAACAAGTTCAACCACGTCACGCAGGCGTGGCGTCAGCCGGGTTCGAGCTTCAAGCCGTTCATCTATTCGGCCGCGCTCGACAAGGGTCTCGGACCGGCCACCATCATCAACGACGCGCCGCTGTACTTCCCGTCGAGCACGCCGGGCGGCGACGCGTGGGAGCCGAAGGACGACGACCAGCCGGACGGTCCGATGCCGATGCGTCTCGCGCTGCAGAAGTCGAAGAACCTCGTGTCGATCCGCATTCTGTCGTTCATCGGCACCAAATACGCGCAAGACTTCGTCACGCAGCGTTTCGGCTTCGACGCCGACAAGACCCCGCCGTATCTGCCGATGGCGCTCGGCGCGGGCCTCGTCACGCCGCTACAGTCGGCGGGTGCGTATTCGGTGTTCGCGAACGGCGGCTACCGGATCAATCCGTATCTCATCAACGAGGTGACGGATGCGCGCGGAGAGGCGCTCTCCAAAGCGCAGCCGCTCACGGCCGGCCGCGACGCGCCACGCACGCTCGAACCGCGTAACGCGTACATCATGAACAGCCTGCTGCATTCGGTGGCGACGGCCGGCACGGGCGCGGGCACCAATGCGCTGCATCGCTCGGACCTGCAGGGCAAGACGGGTACGACCAACGACGCGAAGGACGGCTGGTTCGCCGGCTACCAGCAATCGCTCGTGGCGGTGGCGTGGATGGGTTATGACCAGCCGAAGACGCTCGGCAGCCGCGAATTCGGTGCGCAGCTGGCCTTGCCGATCTGGGTGGAATACATGCAGCGCGCGCTGCGCGGTGTGCCGCAAAGCGAACCGGCGCAACCGGACGGCGTCACCGCCGTCGACGGCGAGTTGTTCTATACGGACATGACGCCGGGCAACGGCTTCGTGGCGAGCATCGGTCTCGATTCGGCGAACCCGACCGCGGGCGTGAGCGACGCGGTTGGCGGCGTGGGGCCCGCGGGCATGACGCCGCCGACCGTGCCTCCGCCGAGCGTTTCGTCGAACGAGAAGAAGCAGATCATGGATCTGTTCGAGTCGAACAAGCCCTGA
- a CDS encoding lipid A biosynthesis lauroyl acyltransferase — protein MTGLLRAFAFLPYSVVARIGTGIGALLYRIPSTRRGVVHTNLKLCFPDMSDEARERLARAHFCHVIRSYVERGPQWFGNAQALARLVEVESAIDLSDMTGQPTIFVGFHFVGIEAGCMMYSTRHPVASLYTPMSNLLFDAMAKRQRGRFGTEMIPRSDSVRRALRTLRDGKPVMLAADMDFGLRDSVFVPFFGVPACTLTSVSRLARAANARVVPFVTEVLPDYRGYKLSIFEALGDFPSDDVTVDARRITAFLETQVRRIPDQYYWVHKRFKNRPAGEASVY, from the coding sequence ATGACGGGTCTACTGCGCGCGTTTGCCTTTCTGCCGTACAGCGTTGTCGCGCGGATTGGCACAGGTATCGGCGCGTTGCTCTACCGCATTCCGAGCACGCGCCGGGGCGTCGTGCATACCAATCTGAAACTGTGCTTCCCTGACATGAGCGACGAGGCGCGCGAACGTCTGGCGCGCGCGCACTTTTGTCACGTGATCCGCAGTTACGTCGAGCGCGGGCCACAATGGTTCGGCAATGCGCAGGCGCTCGCGCGTCTCGTCGAGGTGGAGAGCGCGATCGATCTGTCGGATATGACAGGCCAACCGACTATTTTCGTCGGCTTTCATTTCGTCGGCATCGAGGCGGGCTGCATGATGTATTCGACGCGGCATCCGGTCGCCTCGCTCTACACGCCGATGTCGAACCTGCTCTTTGACGCGATGGCCAAGCGCCAGCGCGGCCGTTTCGGCACGGAGATGATCCCGCGCAGCGATAGCGTGCGGCGGGCGTTGCGCACGCTGCGCGACGGCAAGCCGGTGATGCTGGCCGCGGATATGGATTTCGGTTTGCGGGACTCGGTGTTCGTGCCGTTTTTCGGCGTGCCGGCCTGCACGCTGACTTCCGTCTCGCGGTTGGCGCGTGCGGCGAATGCGCGCGTGGTGCCGTTCGTGACGGAAGTGCTGCCGGATTATCGCGGCTACAAATTGAGCATCTTCGAAGCGCTGGGTGATTTCCCATCCGACGATGTGACGGTCGACGCGCGGCGTATCACCGCATTTCTCGAGACGCAGGTTAGACGGATTCCTGATCAATATTACTGGGTGCACAAACGTTTCAAGAATCGGCCGGCGGGTGAGGCGAGTGTGTATTGA